From Pelotomaculum schinkii, the proteins below share one genomic window:
- a CDS encoding PqqD family protein, with amino-acid sequence MKIKDGYLLREVAGNHVVVPTGKAALDFSGVITLNGAGTFLWKLLETDKTEQELLSGLLEEYEIDEAAAKADLSEFLAKLKAAALFE; translated from the coding sequence ATGAAAATAAAAGACGGATACCTCCTGCGGGAGGTGGCAGGAAATCATGTGGTGGTGCCTACCGGCAAGGCGGCCCTTGATTTTTCCGGCGTAATCACTTTAAACGGTGCAGGGACATTTTTGTGGAAGCTGCTGGAAACGGACAAAACCGAACAGGAGCTGCTTTCCGGCCTGCTGGAGGAATATGAAATCGACGAAGCTGCCGCAAAAGCGGATCTTTCCGAATTTCTTGCAAAACTGAAGGCGGCTGCTCTTTTTGAATAA
- a CDS encoding S-layer homology domain-containing protein, which translates to MRKKLSCCIVFLAVLFLAAAAGGSVYAAETAAQEPVAFADVNDSFWAKPAIDNWSSRGIVKGSGQNFNPNARITRAEMMSILGRIFGYGGTTDNPFADIKKGDWYYDALIKAYAKGILQGNFDGNGNRTARPNDPLTRAEAAVLYARIFSVAGNTGSSSNFKDTLPDWAKEAIDGMEAAGYVHGVGNGLYHPEGSLTRAEAVQMLDNIVKLYVYRPGSYTGNIGGNVVVNTPDANLQNMKITGNLYLAEGIGEGAVSLENITVTGNTFVRGGGAGKIKIVNCDLGMPVVEKEGIDLDKQTEDQPQPAPAPPDNTGGWGGSGGSGGSGGAGDPEDPDEPDDPGSSAPNLDGGEIIDY; encoded by the coding sequence ATGAGAAAAAAATTATCTTGTTGCATAGTATTCCTGGCCGTATTGTTTTTAGCGGCGGCCGCAGGCGGATCGGTGTACGCTGCGGAAACGGCCGCGCAAGAGCCTGTCGCATTCGCAGATGTAAATGACAGTTTTTGGGCAAAGCCGGCCATCGACAATTGGAGCAGCCGGGGCATTGTAAAGGGAAGCGGTCAAAACTTCAATCCCAATGCCAGAATCACCCGTGCCGAAATGATGTCCATATTGGGAAGGATTTTTGGCTATGGCGGAACGACGGATAACCCCTTTGCGGATATCAAAAAGGGTGATTGGTACTATGATGCCCTGATCAAAGCCTATGCCAAAGGGATTTTACAGGGCAATTTTGACGGAAACGGAAACCGCACAGCCCGTCCCAATGACCCGCTGACCCGTGCCGAAGCTGCTGTGCTGTATGCGAGAATATTTTCCGTAGCCGGCAATACAGGGAGCAGTTCAAATTTTAAGGATACCCTTCCTGATTGGGCAAAAGAGGCCATCGATGGTATGGAGGCGGCGGGGTATGTCCACGGCGTAGGAAATGGATTGTATCATCCGGAAGGCAGCCTGACCCGGGCTGAAGCGGTGCAGATGCTGGACAATATCGTAAAGCTCTATGTGTATCGGCCCGGAAGCTATACCGGCAATATCGGCGGCAATGTGGTGGTCAATACCCCCGATGCAAACCTGCAAAATATGAAAATTACCGGCAATCTCTATCTTGCCGAAGGGATCGGTGAAGGTGCCGTCAGCCTTGAAAATATCACCGTCACCGGCAATACCTTTGTCCGCGGCGGCGGAGCCGGTAAAATCAAAATTGTGAACTGCGATTTAGGAATGCCGGTGGTGGAAAAGGAGGGGATTGACTTAGACAAGCAGACGGAAGATCAGCCCCAGCCAGCTCCTGCTCCACCGGATAATACTGGAGGTTGGGGTGGCTCAGGTGGTTCCGGAGGGTCAGGCGGTGCAGGCGATCCGGAGGATCCCGATGAACCGGATGATCCCGGCAGCAGCGCTCCAAACCTTGATGGCGGAGAGATTATCGACTATTAA
- a CDS encoding InlB B-repeat-containing protein gives MWKKGCNKITTWFMVVCMLVSMLMTVGTIAAYAVEAPWSGAGIDGDPYIIASAEDLIAVSDVVYKDYWGAYFEQTADIDLSGLNWTPIGEYVTLFTGTYDGGGYTICNLTIDSDTLGLAGLFGYVDSSGTLQDITLENVSVSSSADSAYVGALVGFNYGSVSQCSSTGSLSGSGGGAYVGGLVGCNRGTITDSSSSAGVNGGNGAFIGGLAGSITGSVTGSTSSGPVSGGDNSHAGGLVGYIMSPDTVGFVSVGGSHSTGNVSVGANADAGGLVGARLGSMSAGVDIKDSSSAGLVTGGAGASTGGLIGNDMTDPIALDSIAITTLANRTGYTAGEPLDITGLVVTGTYAGNNTAVLPITAAHITGFDSSVPVEGQVLTVTYGGKETTYTVTVTVQAEPANPAINPAAVSFDLAAPADISVFITWGSAATSVTEVVYRSVTGDVYGSETLILDIHYTIDPNEDTLIIKQDYLSGLSLTAGTAVEFAITFNEGSVLTLTVDVVSNHIPSGNANLSGLTLSTGTLVPVFDPDVTGYTADVASGVGSVGVTPVSADSHATVTVNGTPVTGGSALSVALSTGNNTVSIVVTAENGTAKTYTVIVNRAAPAVTYTVTYHANGGTGTAPEETDKPAEATFQAADNSFDPPSGMQFKHWNTSPDDDGTSYAPGDTVTMPANPLNLYAIWEDMSSPDTYIVTIADSALGTATGGGTYSPDTTVTLSASPAAGYNFDGWYEGTTKLSSLPNYTFTVTRDMFLIPMFVEMSKSYLRVNTLAGGTVWLNDGSTPISSVYAFQYAMGTVIKLTATPATGYTFAYWADHGTFSIISTDPVYERIMGTDIKLLAVLSKVPTEEDTRFTVTFKDKSGRILQSTGVPKGTAATPPNQPALVGYSFKEWRPAFNNITSDMIITAIYERLPDTYTVTVEGGTLSTGGTQGEYQFDMPVTVVAGAAPDGQQFSHWTLDNKKVSTKNTFSFFAPMRDTTLKAVFVDEGISLNNVPFITLSDHVMADTANRTMMFTIIKNVPSGYTLVEGGAMLLKSNVPLTSALTVDTPDAIRLKLNNFANDQFYVRKINITQGDTWYARAYLIYRDSNNNMVTVYSDNTVNRTMGGE, from the coding sequence ATGTGGAAAAAAGGTTGTAACAAAATAACCACATGGTTCATGGTCGTCTGTATGCTGGTCAGCATGCTGATGACAGTGGGAACCATAGCGGCCTATGCGGTTGAAGCGCCGTGGAGCGGCGCGGGTATCGACGGCGATCCGTACATAATTGCTTCGGCTGAGGATCTTATAGCGGTCAGCGACGTGGTGTATAAGGATTATTGGGGCGCATACTTCGAGCAGACGGCGGACATCGACCTGTCGGGCCTCAACTGGACGCCCATCGGGGAGTACGTCACCTTGTTCACCGGCACGTACGACGGCGGCGGCTATACCATATGCAATCTGACCATTGACAGCGACACGCTGGGGCTTGCGGGTTTGTTCGGATATGTGGACAGCAGCGGGACACTGCAAGATATCACGCTGGAAAACGTAAGCGTTTCTTCTTCCGCAGACTCCGCCTATGTAGGCGCACTGGTCGGCTTTAATTACGGAAGCGTCAGTCAGTGCAGCAGCACCGGAAGCTTGAGCGGAAGCGGAGGCGGCGCATACGTTGGTGGTCTGGTGGGCTGCAATAGGGGAACCATCACGGACAGCAGCAGCAGCGCCGGCGTAAACGGCGGTAACGGCGCGTTTATCGGCGGCTTGGCGGGCAGCATTACAGGAAGCGTTACGGGCAGCACAAGCAGCGGCCCCGTAAGCGGAGGGGATAACTCCCACGCGGGCGGCCTGGTCGGCTATATTATGTCGCCGGATACGGTCGGGTTCGTCAGCGTCGGCGGAAGCCACAGCACTGGAAACGTCAGCGTCGGCGCGAACGCAGACGCGGGCGGTCTGGTGGGCGCCCGCTTGGGTTCGATGTCGGCCGGGGTGGATATAAAAGACAGCAGCAGCGCCGGCCTTGTCACGGGCGGTGCGGGCGCGAGCACAGGCGGTTTGATTGGCAATGACATGACGGATCCAATCGCTCTTGACAGCATTGCCATCACTACGCTGGCAAACAGGACAGGCTATACCGCGGGCGAACCGCTGGACATTACCGGTCTGGTGGTTACAGGCACATACGCAGGCAATAACACCGCCGTATTGCCCATCACCGCAGCGCATATCACCGGCTTTGACAGCAGCGTGCCGGTGGAGGGTCAGGTGTTGACCGTCACCTACGGCGGCAAGGAAACCACCTATACCGTAACCGTTACAGTGCAGGCCGAGCCTGCCAATCCCGCTATCAATCCTGCGGCAGTGAGCTTTGACCTGGCGGCTCCCGCCGACATATCTGTCTTTATTACCTGGGGCAGCGCTGCGACAAGTGTAACGGAAGTGGTCTATAGAAGTGTAACGGGAGATGTCTATGGAAGCGAAACATTGATTTTGGATATTCATTATACCATCGATCCAAATGAGGATACCCTGATCATCAAACAAGACTACCTTTCCGGCCTGAGCCTGACGGCGGGAACAGCAGTAGAATTTGCTATTACGTTTAATGAGGGCAGCGTGCTGACGCTGACGGTCGATGTAGTAAGCAACCATATCCCTTCCGGCAACGCAAACTTAAGCGGATTGACCTTAAGCACAGGGACACTGGTTCCGGTATTTGACCCGGATGTAACCGGCTACACCGCGGATGTTGCCAGCGGCGTAGGCAGCGTCGGGGTAACGCCTGTCTCAGCGGACAGCCATGCAACAGTAACAGTCAACGGAACTCCCGTGACCGGCGGAAGCGCCCTATCCGTTGCTTTAAGCACAGGCAACAATACGGTCAGCATTGTCGTAACAGCCGAAAACGGAACCGCAAAAACCTATACGGTTATCGTAAACCGCGCTGCTCCGGCCGTTACCTACACTGTGACCTACCACGCCAACGGCGGTACCGGCACGGCGCCGGAAGAAACGGATAAGCCGGCAGAAGCAACCTTCCAGGCGGCAGACAATAGTTTTGACCCTCCCAGCGGTATGCAATTTAAGCATTGGAACACTTCGCCGGACGACGACGGCACCAGCTATGCGCCGGGAGATACGGTGACCATGCCGGCAAACCCATTGAACCTGTACGCCATTTGGGAAGATATGTCTTCGCCTGATACCTATATTGTAACAATTGCTGATTCGGCACTTGGAACGGCGACTGGCGGGGGAACATACAGCCCGGACACAACCGTAACCCTCAGTGCTTCCCCTGCTGCTGGATACAACTTTGATGGCTGGTATGAAGGCACTACAAAATTATCCTCCCTGCCCAACTATACCTTCACGGTAACGAGGGATATGTTCCTGATTCCAATGTTTGTGGAAATGTCGAAAAGTTATTTGAGGGTCAATACCTTAGCAGGTGGAACTGTCTGGCTAAATGATGGTTCGACACCCATTTCATCGGTATATGCCTTTCAATATGCAATGGGTACTGTCATTAAATTAACAGCGACTCCAGCCACAGGATATACCTTTGCCTATTGGGCGGACCATGGAACATTTAGCATTATTTCCACCGATCCGGTTTATGAGCGCATTATGGGAACAGATATCAAGCTATTGGCTGTGCTCAGCAAGGTTCCGACAGAAGAGGATACCAGGTTTACAGTCACATTTAAAGATAAAAGCGGCCGGATTTTACAATCTACAGGCGTTCCTAAAGGTACGGCGGCGACTCCTCCAAATCAGCCTGCTTTGGTCGGATACAGCTTTAAGGAATGGAGACCGGCCTTCAACAATATAACCTCGGATATGATCATCACGGCAATCTATGAGAGGCTGCCGGATACTTATACCGTTACTGTAGAAGGCGGCACATTATCTACAGGCGGCACACAGGGTGAATACCAGTTTGACATGCCGGTAACGGTTGTGGCCGGAGCCGCACCGGATGGACAACAGTTCAGCCACTGGACGCTGGACAACAAAAAGGTAAGCACAAAGAACACGTTCTCTTTCTTTGCTCCGATGCGTGACACAACGCTGAAAGCGGTGTTTGTCGATGAGGGCATTTCTTTGAATAACGTACCGTTTATTACCTTATCGGATCATGTAATGGCAGATACAGCAAACAGGACAATGATGTTTACAATCATTAAAAATGTTCCGTCCGGCTATACATTGGTGGAGGGCGGTGCAATGCTGCTAAAATCAAACGTGCCTTTAACCAGTGCGTTAACGGTGGATACACCGGATGCAATCCGCCTAAAGCTAAATAATTTTGCCAACGACCAGTTCTATGTCCGCAAAATCAACATTACACAGGGTGATACATGGTATGCGAGAGCCTACCTGATTTACAGGGACAGCAACAACAATATGGTTACGGTATATAGTGATAACACTGTAAATCGAACCATGGGAGGTGAGTAA
- the tnpA gene encoding IS200/IS605 family transposase, with product MGQEYRRTQTTVSLINYHFFFCSRYRRKVLVKEVEQRFRKLLQEICREHELIIVALEVMPDHVHLFVNALPSISPSEIMAKVKGVTSRRLRQEFKHLQHLPSLWTRSFFCSTAGNVSSDTIQRYIAEQKTRG from the coding sequence ATGGGACAAGAGTATAGAAGAACACAAACCACAGTATCTCTAATCAACTATCATTTTTTTTTCTGTTCACGGTATAGGCGAAAGGTGTTAGTCAAAGAGGTTGAACAGAGGTTTCGGAAGCTTCTTCAAGAGATATGCCGGGAACACGAACTCATCATTGTGGCGCTTGAAGTAATGCCGGACCATGTGCACCTATTCGTAAACGCCTTGCCGTCTATTAGCCCCTCAGAGATTATGGCAAAAGTGAAAGGAGTGACTTCAAGAAGATTGCGGCAAGAATTTAAACACTTGCAGCATTTGCCTAGTCTATGGACACGCTCATTTTTCTGTTCTACGGCAGGAAATGTATCCAGCGATACGATCCAACGGTATATTGCAGAGCAAAAGACAAGGGGGTGA
- a CDS encoding cupin domain-containing protein has protein sequence MRPETIAFSEDMPVRACIRNITEYPYHWHKALEIIMVLKGQATIGVSGETHLLTENNIVVVNRDELHCIKGKDNKLLIVQIDSDFCKRTYPYFQYVFIHCCSSYHEAEAPEKYKTVKGHVLHLVRLLINKEAGKNHNAKVRDVWKKPWPV, from the coding sequence ATGCGCCCGGAAACGATAGCATTTTCAGAGGATATGCCGGTCAGGGCTTGCATCCGGAACATTACCGAATATCCCTACCACTGGCACAAAGCCCTGGAAATCATCATGGTATTGAAAGGCCAGGCAACGATTGGCGTCAGCGGCGAAACCCACCTGCTGACGGAGAATAACATTGTGGTCGTCAACAGGGATGAGCTTCACTGCATCAAGGGCAAAGATAACAAGCTGTTAATCGTTCAGATTGATTCGGACTTTTGCAAAAGGACTTATCCCTATTTTCAATACGTTTTCATCCACTGCTGTTCTTCGTATCACGAGGCGGAGGCGCCGGAAAAGTACAAAACCGTGAAAGGGCATGTTTTACACTTGGTTCGGCTGTTGATAAACAAGGAAGCGGGCAAAAACCATAATGCAAAGGTAAGGGACGTCTGGAAGAAACCTTGGCCTGTATGA
- a CDS encoding S24/S26 family peptidase yields the protein MNKRVPLSELSPLMTEVLQNDGEVILTVTGVSMLPMLRHRRDKVCLIKLEEKHLKKYDIPLFIRPDGKYILHRIVAVRQEGYVVIGDNQCVKEYPVLPSQVRGVVKGFWRNGKYTSCDDLWYQVYCRLWVSLYPLRRLYCKGKQLLTRGVRLFIHRNEDKDDEG from the coding sequence TTGAATAAACGGGTCCCACTGTCGGAGCTTTCCCCACTGATGACCGAGGTACTACAAAACGACGGAGAAGTCATCCTCACCGTCACGGGAGTCAGCATGCTTCCCATGCTGCGCCACCGCAGGGATAAGGTGTGCCTCATCAAACTGGAGGAAAAGCACTTGAAAAAATATGACATTCCCCTTTTTATCCGGCCGGACGGGAAATATATCCTGCACCGGATTGTGGCGGTAAGGCAGGAGGGCTATGTGGTCATCGGGGATAACCAGTGCGTGAAGGAATATCCGGTCCTGCCCTCCCAGGTCAGGGGTGTGGTCAAGGGCTTCTGGCGGAACGGGAAATATACCTCTTGCGATGATTTATGGTATCAGGTCTATTGCAGGCTTTGGGTTTCCCTGTATCCTCTCCGGCGGCTTTATTGTAAAGGAAAACAACTCTTAACCAGAGGTGTCCGGCTTTTTATACACCGTAATGAAGATAAAGATGATGAAGGATAG
- a CDS encoding ABC transporter ATP-binding protein — protein sequence MMKDRKTIAWIYQNSKTQLLSLLALILANALFAGCGVLFALAAKGVVDGAVAGERNTLIAQGLWLFAVIVLQLVLRIFCRNLEVRIQGRLEMGYKHKLLGKILQKDYTHTSGYHSGELMNRLTGDITVVSEGVTGIVPEFAGLLTKLLSALAVLCVFDPTFTLVFAVGGLVLFLTTKYFRKKLKYLHKNVQEKDGMLRSLMQELLESLIVIKIFGAEKNMETKAVERGQEHYQAKIRKNIVGILANSGFSFIFSIGYLYALVWSAFGLMAQTISFGTLTAILQLVGQVQAPFTGLSGLLPKTYGVIASAERLIELENLPDEADMNKEDINASAVYSAMQGIKLDDVSFRYDREPVLKHAGLTIEKGGFAVISGRSGIGKSTLIMLLLGIFAPTGGTIGIELNNGETMPVDKRTRKLFAYVPQNNLLLSGTIRENIAFIHANATDAEIMAAAEVSCAAEFIRTLPCGLDTVIGEKGLGLSQGQVQRLAISRAVLCGAPILLLDEATSALDEATEKRLLDNIKQMTDTTCIIISHKKAAFDLCSKEIRIENGRLKTVERSERLGYHTA from the coding sequence ATGATGAAGGATAGAAAGACCATTGCATGGATCTATCAAAACTCAAAAACGCAGCTCCTCTCTCTTCTCGCTTTGATACTGGCAAATGCGCTGTTTGCAGGCTGCGGCGTACTGTTTGCCCTTGCGGCCAAAGGCGTTGTAGACGGCGCTGTGGCAGGAGAAAGAAATACTCTGATCGCACAGGGTTTATGGCTGTTTGCAGTGATAGTACTGCAGCTTGTCCTTCGTATTTTCTGCCGGAACCTGGAGGTAAGGATACAGGGACGGCTGGAAATGGGCTATAAACACAAGCTCCTGGGGAAAATTCTGCAAAAGGATTATACCCATACTTCCGGATACCACAGCGGGGAGCTGATGAACAGGCTCACCGGCGATATTACCGTAGTTAGCGAGGGAGTCACGGGTATCGTGCCGGAGTTTGCAGGCTTATTGACAAAGCTGCTCAGCGCACTTGCGGTACTGTGCGTCTTTGACCCCACCTTTACGCTTGTCTTTGCGGTTGGCGGCCTGGTGCTGTTCCTTACGACAAAATATTTTCGGAAGAAGCTCAAATACCTCCATAAAAATGTCCAGGAAAAAGACGGTATGCTGCGCTCCTTGATGCAGGAGTTATTAGAGAGTTTGATTGTTATAAAAATTTTCGGCGCGGAGAAAAACATGGAAACAAAGGCGGTAGAGCGCGGGCAGGAGCATTATCAGGCAAAGATCAGAAAGAATATCGTCGGCATCCTGGCAAACTCAGGCTTCTCCTTCATCTTTTCCATAGGATACCTGTACGCGCTGGTCTGGAGTGCCTTCGGACTGATGGCGCAAACCATCAGCTTCGGCACCCTCACCGCCATCTTGCAGCTTGTAGGACAGGTGCAGGCGCCCTTCACCGGATTGTCGGGGCTGCTCCCGAAAACGTATGGCGTTATTGCCTCGGCGGAAAGGCTGATCGAGCTTGAAAACCTGCCTGACGAAGCAGATATGAACAAAGAGGATATCAATGCATCCGCCGTTTATTCTGCAATGCAAGGCATAAAGCTGGATGATGTTTCCTTCCGGTACGACAGGGAGCCTGTATTAAAACATGCCGGCTTAACCATAGAAAAAGGCGGCTTTGCCGTGATATCCGGGCGGTCCGGCATTGGCAAAAGCACTTTAATCATGCTACTGCTCGGAATATTTGCACCCACAGGGGGGACCATCGGTATAGAGCTTAATAACGGTGAAACGATGCCGGTGGATAAGCGTACAAGAAAGCTCTTTGCCTATGTCCCTCAAAATAATTTATTACTCTCAGGGACCATCCGGGAGAATATTGCATTTATTCATGCAAACGCAACCGATGCGGAAATTATGGCGGCCGCAGAGGTGAGCTGTGCCGCGGAGTTTATACGCACCCTGCCCTGTGGACTGGATACCGTGATCGGAGAAAAGGGATTGGGGCTGTCCCAGGGACAGGTACAGCGGCTGGCTATCTCCAGGGCGGTTCTGTGCGGAGCACCCATATTGCTCCTGGATGAAGCCACCTCCGCTCTGGATGAAGCCACGGAGAAAAGGCTTTTAGATAATATCAAGCAAATGACCGACACGACCTGCATCATCATCAGCCACAAAAAGGCCGCGTTTGATCTGTGCAGCAAAGAAATCCGCATCGAAAACGGAAGGCTTAAAACAGTAGAGAGGAGTGAGCGCCTTGGGTATCATACGGCCTGA
- a CDS encoding RNA-guided endonuclease InsQ/TnpB family protein — protein sequence MQITVKVKLQPTKEQSKLLIATTKNYIYLVNQIVSDYAVADRNLKYSSKDVIADLPSAVKNQAIRDAKSVFVKYKKKVRANARLKPDEQREVKLPVLKKPVAIWNNQNYSVKEDVLSFPVFVEGKSKRVEMKAILTGYQKNLLNNKPGSLRIIQKSGKYIAQIAVQVAENTAAGSQIMGVDLGLKVPAVAVLENGKTKFFGNGRQNKFIKRKHRSVRRKLGKLKKLKAIKKLHDKEQRWMTDQDHKISRQVVRFAQENNVTTIRLEQLSGIRQTARTSRKNEKNLHTWSFYRLAQYVEYKAVLAGIKVEYVNPQHTSQKCPVSGELNKAIDRKYECGCGYKTHRDRLGAINIISATVADGNSLSA from the coding sequence TTGCAAATAACTGTAAAAGTCAAGCTGCAGCCAACAAAAGAACAGTCCAAATTGCTAATAGCAACAACCAAAAACTATATCTATTTGGTTAATCAAATCGTATCAGACTATGCTGTGGCGGACAGAAACCTTAAATACTCAAGTAAAGACGTGATCGCAGACCTTCCTAGCGCTGTTAAAAATCAAGCCATTCGAGACGCCAAGAGTGTTTTCGTGAAATATAAGAAGAAAGTCCGGGCTAACGCCAGATTAAAACCCGATGAGCAAAGAGAAGTCAAGCTTCCTGTTCTCAAAAAGCCTGTGGCTATTTGGAACAATCAAAACTATTCGGTAAAAGAAGATGTGCTCTCGTTTCCTGTGTTTGTCGAAGGAAAATCAAAACGCGTGGAGATGAAAGCTATCTTAACCGGCTACCAGAAAAATCTATTGAATAACAAACCAGGCAGCCTGCGCATCATTCAAAAGTCCGGCAAGTACATAGCGCAAATTGCCGTACAGGTGGCAGAAAATACGGCCGCCGGAAGTCAAATTATGGGGGTGGACTTAGGTTTAAAAGTTCCCGCTGTCGCTGTTCTGGAGAACGGCAAAACGAAATTCTTTGGCAATGGCAGACAAAACAAGTTTATCAAACGCAAACACCGGTCAGTACGCCGTAAACTTGGTAAATTGAAGAAACTCAAGGCGATCAAGAAACTGCATGATAAAGAGCAGCGCTGGATGACAGACCAAGACCATAAAATTAGCCGGCAGGTAGTTCGTTTTGCTCAAGAAAACAATGTAACGACAATCCGCTTGGAACAACTTTCCGGCATACGCCAGACGGCAAGAACAAGCCGTAAAAACGAAAAGAATTTGCATACCTGGAGCTTTTATCGATTAGCTCAATATGTAGAGTACAAAGCAGTTTTGGCTGGAATTAAGGTTGAGTACGTTAACCCACAACATACAAGCCAGAAATGCCCTGTAAGTGGAGAACTCAATAAAGCTATCGATAGAAAATACGAATGTGGTTGCGGATATAAAACACATCGCGACAGGTTAGGAGCGATTAATATCATTTCTGCAACTGTGGCAGACGGTAACAGTCTGTCAGCCTAG
- a CDS encoding AraC family transcriptional regulator, whose protein sequence is MRPETIAFSDGLPVKIFARCLEQYPYHWHNTLEIVQVLKGSVNITLGDDNLLLRENDIAVVNMNELHRITQSQDNEILFIQIDADFYRSLLTDGRYLFIYCCSVYHEAESPEKYKGLKEYIARLVWAFHENARGEHRKNIENILTSMLGYITYNFDFLRWGYGTKEFNEKLVERLLQMAGRASGDHEVNPELKALAAELDISFYHLSHDIKEKFGQTFMKLLHYSQCEYAAKLLLSTGRQILDIAMECGFSDPKYLNKHFKHFFKHSPSEFRTMYRADDKTLASQAQYRDLLLSHYKELLHHSNS, encoded by the coding sequence ATGCGCCCTGAAACAATTGCATTCTCCGACGGACTGCCGGTCAAGATATTTGCCAGGTGCTTGGAACAATATCCCTACCACTGGCATAACACCCTGGAAATTGTACAGGTGCTGAAAGGGTCCGTCAATATAACCCTCGGCGACGACAACCTCCTGCTGCGCGAAAATGACATCGCCGTAGTCAACATGAATGAACTGCATCGTATCACCCAAAGCCAGGATAACGAAATCCTGTTTATTCAGATTGATGCCGACTTTTACCGGAGCCTCCTGACAGACGGGAGATATTTGTTTATCTACTGCTGTTCGGTTTATCATGAAGCGGAGTCACCCGAAAAATACAAAGGACTGAAGGAATACATTGCCCGGCTGGTATGGGCGTTCCATGAAAACGCCCGCGGAGAGCATAGAAAAAATATTGAAAACATCCTGACATCCATGCTGGGTTACATAACATACAATTTTGATTTTTTACGCTGGGGCTATGGCACGAAGGAATTCAACGAAAAGCTTGTAGAACGGCTCCTGCAAATGGCCGGGCGTGCCAGCGGCGATCATGAGGTGAATCCGGAACTGAAGGCTCTGGCGGCAGAGCTTGATATCAGCTTTTATCATCTGTCGCACGACATTAAGGAAAAATTCGGGCAAACCTTCATGAAACTGCTGCATTACAGTCAATGTGAATATGCCGCAAAGCTGCTTTTAAGCACCGGCAGACAGATTCTTGACATTGCTATGGAATGCGGATTTTCTGATCCCAAATACCTCAATAAACACTTTAAGCATTTTTTTAAGCATTCCCCTTCGGAATTTCGCACGATGTACCGGGCGGATGACAAAACACTGGCATCGCAGGCGCAGTACCGTGACCTGCTCCTTTCCCATTATAAAGAATTATTACATCACTCAAACAGTTGA
- a CDS encoding helix-turn-helix domain-containing protein: MIDSFDYLRYGSGIHAFVDKHVKRYRDIYEYVLKTPAGQHRLTDLAEIAGISTQHMSHDIKDKFGLSFVELLACGRCMVAARLLLSTGKMIRDISAECGFSDPKYLVKYFKMYYRYTPSEFRKKYKMDEETLASRMRYEEIPLSAAI; the protein is encoded by the coding sequence ATGATTGACAGTTTTGATTACCTTCGCTACGGTTCGGGGATCCATGCCTTCGTGGATAAACATGTGAAAAGGTACAGAGATATCTATGAATATGTGCTGAAAACACCGGCCGGGCAGCACAGGCTGACGGATCTGGCGGAGATAGCCGGGATCTCTACGCAGCACATGTCTCACGACATCAAGGACAAATTCGGGCTTTCCTTCGTGGAGCTTTTAGCCTGTGGCCGATGTATGGTTGCGGCAAGGCTGCTTTTAAGCACCGGTAAAATGATCCGCGACATCTCGGCCGAATGCGGTTTTTCCGACCCCAAATATCTTGTCAAATACTTTAAGATGTATTATCGTTACACGCCCTCGGAATTTCGCAAAAAGTACAAAATGGATGAGGAAACCCTGGCCTCCCGGATGCGATACGAGGAAATCCCTCTGTCCGCTGCCATATAA